The segment AGAGTCCctagagaggtggcttagtggttaagaggactaACAGTTTACTCTTCCAGATAGATATGGGTTAGATCCTCACTACACACATGGCAGCTCCTAATCATTTGTAATTTTAGATCAAAGGGATActgtaccctcttctggtctgcacagGCATACACCtggcacacatacacgcatgctggcaaaatactcataaaaaaaaataaaaaccccaatACAAaagccaggcggtggtggtggacatttttaatcccagcacttgggaggaagaagcaggcaggctagcctggtctacagagctagttctaggacaatcaagctacacaaaagaaaccctatctcaaaacaaaacacctgctctgctcacaaaaacaaaacagcttaAGTATTAGGTTTCAAAAGCTCTGGAAGATTGTAGTTGGGAATATCTGGGAGAGCTGTGATCCTAAAACTGAGGCATGAGGATCCTAAGGTCGTTgaaaacaagcaacagaaagcaacagGAAGTTTCAAGATTCTGACAGGATTTCCGAAGTTGCCACTAGGATTTTCCAGAGGGAACCTTTAATTCCTGTACTCGGGAGGTaggggcaggcggatctctgagtttaaggccagggctacacagagaaaccctgcctcaaaacaaaacttcCCAGAGGGTTACTTCATGAACATCGGAGATTTCGTCAGAACTTGGGTCCTTTTTAAAGGAGCTGGCAGGAGATGTTACCGGGTAACCTGCCATCAAAGTCGCCACAGGCAGGGCGTACCTGGAGTCGGGACTCTCGGGACTCAGTTGAGGGCCACCCTCGACGAACGGCGGTTGCGACTGGCACAGAAGAAGCGTGTTCACACGCGCCTTTCCCGCCAGAAATGCAAATGAGCCAGCCTCCTCCAAGTCCCGCCCTCTCAGGCTCTTGAATTCACGCAAGCGCACTCCGGGTTGATGGGAGCCTGCGGTTCCCCTTACCTTGAACCCCGAGCTCGCGCATGCGTAGAACTTCCCGGGACGACCGCTTAGATCAGAGAAATGAGCGCATGCGCACTAGTGGTGGTGGAATAGCGGTGATGGTGCGATATTATCGACAGTTTTCTTCTGTGGTACTAAATCCTTCCCTTCTGCTTCGCAAAATAGGGCCGAGCAGGGGAGAGTTCAACCGAAGGACACCCTGTTCACCCCTTGTCAGTCTTTGAACCGAGTCCTTTcaatcttcttttgggtctggCTCGCCTGCCACCGTCACAATGGGGCGCACCCTCACTTCCGCTCCATTGTTCCCCGCCCCCGCTCTGTGGCATTAATACATACCCAAACTGTTTCCCAAacaatttattttactttcctaTTTATTGCCtagttatgtagcccaggctggcctcggacttGAAGCAATCACCCTGCCTTAGCCCATCACGCTGGGCTATTCAAACGTTTTCATTTACGAGGAAGGAGggacaggtttttttgttttttttgtttgtttgtttgtttgttttttgttttttttgtttttttgtttttgtttttttttttcttttttgctttttaacgTCAGTAGAGAGGGAGCTCTGTCTCCCAAGGATATTTGGAACAGAAGACTCCAATCTCTCATCCACTTGTCACTCCAGAAAACCGATCCTTTTGTTGCACTTTCCTCTTTGTCTGTGGGTCTGCTTTCCCTCGTAAAGATCCAACAACTAAAGTCTGAGTGCTGGTCCCAGGCTTCATCCCCGTATGCTGTCTGCAGAATGGGTACTAAAAGCATGGCCAGCTGCttagcatttttgtttgtttgtttgtttgtttagtggtGTTCGgtgagcactcaggaggcagggccagGAAGATGGAGGAACATGAGActagctagcctggtctatacagtccTAGACCGGCCAGCATTACAAAGTGAGTAAAGACATTTGTTACCCATCCCggaatccccaggacccataggATGGAAGGAGGGCTCCTGAATTCCACATGCATACCCTATCATTTGTTCGCTTTCTTCCCCTTGCTGTttaaaaacacatacatgtaataaGGACCTGGACATGTAGCTCAGGGTACAGGGTTTCACCAAGGTGCCCTCATTCAACCCCTATGACCTCATGaattgggcatggtggtgtaccaatactcaggaggtagaggcaaaaaGGGCAAGGTCTTTCTCACCTTACTGACCATGAGACCCCATCCGTGTGCTGCTTAGTTTGACCAAAGCCAGAGTCACCTGAAAACCTTAACTGAAAAAATGCTGTCATATTGCCCTGTAGGCAAATCTGTGGGGGATATTTTCTTGGTTGATGAGTGATgtgggaggagggcccagcccactgtgggcaagaCCACCCTTGGGAAGGTGCTTCTGGGTTGTATGGGAAAAAGGAAACtgggcttcagttcctgcttccaacACCTACCTTGGCTTTTCTtggtgatggactgtgatctatcgcaagatgaaataaacccgatactccccaagttgttttgatTGTAGTGCTCACCATGgcagtagaaagcaaactaggacacctGGTCTAGATGAAAGAACTGCCAAACGCTTTCAGGACAGTTGTGGTGCATTCTGGTTCCTGTTGGCTTTTTCCCTCTAGATCACTGAGAGCAATGGATGGTTTCAAGAACACCTGGGATGGATTTCCAGAATCCACATTGTAGGCCTGTGTCTGCTCCACCACAGGCCAGGTCGCTTGGGACTGGTGCTGGGCTGAAGGGAAGCTGCTCTGGGGTGGGAAAGTGAGTTCTGAGATGTGAGAGCTCATTCTGGGGTCCCATCATGGGGATGATTATCCTTAGGTTGGCAGAGGCAGTCTTGGTGGTGGgtgtggctgggagcacagagaggtctTCTACTGGATATTGGGCTCTGTAGGCCAAGGCCTTCTTAATGGCTCCCCACAGCGTACCTTGATGAAAAGtcagtccatggttctaaacagtttattgcCATGGCAGAAAGCAGGTGCATAAAACTGTAGCCCACTTCTTAGGGTGAGCCTGAGGTTAAATACCTTtcgcagggaggagtgtctgggaaaggaagcttattggctaagccctacagcttctaggtacctcattagcatggagaactgtTTTGAGGCTAGGTGACCATAGGACATGATTCTTTTGTGTGAGAAGCGTGACACTTGTTCCAGGCCAAGAatctggcagggagctgggagtcgcctaagcctcaggtgtgtgcccaccgaGTCTCCGAGTCTCCGGGTCTCCACCTGCTCTACCTGACCAGACTTCATGGctggtgttccccctcccccccccccccccccccggggctcgggaccgaacccaggacctttcgattcctaggtaagcgctctaccactgagccaaatccccaacccctggtgtgGTTTTACATACACCACATGGCCGCTCACAAGGTCTGTAATTCCTCTCCCAgcagatctgatgctctcttctggtctccaggcACAAATATGGTGTgcagaaatacatgcagacaaaattttcatacatataaatttaaaacattaatttttcaaTATTTGCTCTTCCTTTTGTGAGGTCTTGGGTAATTTtgtaaaaaatctaaaaaattatattttggtGACTGGGGTGGCTCAGCAGACTACTTTAAAAACTTGGGACTTGGGATGGCAGACAGGCTGGACCAAAGGCTTCAGTACCAGGTGTTTCATGGTGCTACAGGAGACCCAGTTCTCAATGAGATGTGAGCAAGAGCTGGCCATTGGCAGAGCTGAGTGTATTGTGGGATGGAGTAGTTATCCCTGGCCTGTTTGGGAAGAGATACCAAAAGGAGATTGTGCTAGATGTAAGAAAAAACTTTATTTCCATATGGTGTTGGGGTAGGGTGTAGGACATGCAGGGATACACGGTCCCCACCTTATAGCTGCTGGGATGGCctgaagatgtagagaaagtgtgTCTTTCGGATGGGCACCTTGGCGTGTTGGGGCACATGGACCCCTTCCTCAAGGTTGTCCTCATGGGCGCCTCCTCGGAGCCCATCCCGGATGGCCTGCATGCGGTGCCGCTTTTCTGTGAGCCAGCGGTTTCCGTCCTGGACATCTGGCTGGGTCCTCCGTCTTGGCATCTTCATAATCCAGAAAGCCACCCGCCGGGGCTCTGGGTGCAAACTGTCGGTGGCCTTCTGCACGGGCACCAGGGCCTCTTTCGCCTCCACTTTGGGCACCTGGAAATGAGGCACAGGGAGGTCCTCAGATGCCACACAGCACATCCAGGATGTTTAGGCCATCCTCAGATGCCACACAGCACATCCAGGATGTTTAGGACATTCCATCTACATCTTGGCTCACTTAGTGCTTTTGGGTTAAAAATCCCCTTTTGGGTAGACAGTTCTGTTTTCTGTCTGGCCTGATGCATTCTTCGGTAATAAATTTATTAtctatttaagatttttttatgtgcattggtgttttgcctgcatgtaagttaATGTGAGGGTaccagatccctggaactggagttacagacaggtgccatttaggtgctgggaactgaacctggatcctttggaagagcagccagtgctcttaactactgagccatctctcccgcacCCAGATTTGATTGTTTTTAAACTTCCGCCAATGCCTTAAAGATGATTTCATCATATGTTTCCCTGTGCGCGTCTGCGTGTTGGGTATGTGAGCCATTTGCATGCATTGGTGTCTGCAGAGGAACACCCCTGGCAAGTATCTCCCTGGCTCCAGTAATTCCAGTCTCGggaaatctggtgccctcttctggccattgtgtgcatctgcactcatgtgctaacacatgttttaaaaattagaaaaaaaatttttttttaaaagaaaccattcactgggcagtggtggtgcttgcctttactcccagcactatggagcagaggcaggaggatctctgtgagtttgaggccagccagagttaaACAGAAAAACcgctatactggctggttttgtgtgtcaatttgatacaagctggagttaccacagagaaaggagcatctcttgaggaaatgcctccatgagatccagttgtaagccattttctcaattagtgatcaagggtgggagggccccttgtgggtggtactatccctggactggtggtcttgggttctataagaaagcaagctaagccagaggaagcaagccagtaacatccctccatggcctctgcatcagctcctgcttcctgacctgcttgagttcctgtcctgacttcctttggtgatgaacaacaatgcgaaagtgtaagctgaataaaccctttcctccccaacttgcttcttggtcatgaggttttatgcaggaatagaaaccctgactaagacatcttgaaaaataaaaacaaatgataaaTGTGTGTTGGTCCACATTTGGGATCCCTGCATTTGGGTGGTGGCACAGAAGTCTTGAGTCGCCCTAAGTCAAAAACCTTAAGTTATGCCAGGTATTGTGGCTCAGGCCTTTAAAGtcggcactcaggaagcagaggcaggcagatctcagagtcgaaggccagcatggactacaaagcgagctccaggatagccagggctacgtagatagatcctgtctcaaaccaaagcaaaccaaaacacccAAACCAAAGtaaggcaaaacaaaaaacctgatgTGTCACCAGGCTGCCTGGTGCCTATTCCATTAAATTCCTGGCTGCCTATGCCAAATTCCTGTTTTGAAATTACCCTGACCTCAGTTGGGCCTGATGGTTCAGGCCTGTTTTCCCAACTACCTGTGGGTTGAGGCGGGGCAttgaagttcaaagccagtctaagctacagagtgagaccctatctcaaaaaggggTCTGCCAGTAAAGTACTTGTGCCCAACTATGAGAACTTGAGTCTGGTCACCAGCATTCAGGTAGTGGCCAGGAGATGTAGCACATGCTTGTAATGGctacactggggaggcagggactGGAGGATTctgggggcttgctggccagccagatTAACTGAAGATAAGCTTCAGATACAGTttgaaaccctggctcaaaaaataAGCTAGAGGCCTGTAGACCTTCAATCTcaacacacaggaggcagagtcagggagttggggatctctgtgagtccaaggtcaGCTAGGACTATATAGTAaggtcctgttctcagaaaaaataatgaatggaGAGTTAATAAATAGGAGGATTTAGGAAGACAATACCTACTTGGCCATTCCTATGTGTACATGGGTTGTCACAGAAatcccaaacaaaaaccaaacccccACTGAGATGGGACCCATACTTCTGAGATTGGTGGAGTTTTTGAATGCTAAGGTTTACAAAGCCATTAAGAGACCCAAAACTTTCTTGAATGACCAAAACACTTTCTGAAGTTTACAAGTAGACTGCTTATatttgttttgacacagggtccTCATAAGTCCTAGCTGGCCTGGCACTCgctttgtagatcaggttggtcttgaactcacagagatactcttgccttttttttttcttttttcttttctttttttcggagctggggactgaacccagggccttgcacttgctaggcaagcgctctaccactgaactaaacccccaacccctactcTTGCCTTTTGCATAAAATCGTGGCAACCCTCAGCTTTTCAAGTACCCGTTGACCCATCCCTTTTGACACATCACACTGAGCCCCAGAATTTCAAGGATATACCATGTATGGAGTGTGAACTGGCTAATTCTAAATGCCAACTTGCCACAGCttagaatcacctgagaagaAAGTCCGAATGTGGTATTAACTAGATCAAGATTGTTATGATGTAGGATGACCCAGCACATTGTGGGCAGAACCATCTAAGACAGGACAAAACAAgcaaatatgttttttttctctgtttgctCTTGAGAGTAGAAATGATGCCATGAGTTTCCCTAAGTGATGGGctataaacctttccttccctaAACGTTTTCGGctaaagtattttattacagaagcagagaggaaactggAACAGTATGGCACAGTGGACTTCCTCAGCTATAGAAAAATGCTGATTTCTTAACACCTGGGGGCAAGGGAGGTCCTTACCTTCCAGTCACCTTCTGGGTTCACTTCTGGCTCAATGGAAGCCACCACCTTCTCGGAGATGAGCACCTCCCCTGTCTGGTTGTCAGTCATCTGTGAGGGTTGCACAAGAGAGTCAGAACAAGCCCGCTTTCCTCCCTCACCTTCCCCTCTCCTATCGGGTAAAACAGCTTGATAGGTGGTGGGGAGAACTCAGGAAGGACTGCTCTGCGGATTACCTTGTCTATCTGTAGGTGGCTGGAGAGGGTATGGTTTCCCATTCTGTGCTCCTGGTTCTGTTCCTGATGGAAGTTCCTAGGAAGGTCTCGGAAGTCcatgggggaggagaagaagttGTCCAGGTCTTGTAGCAGGTCATTCTAGGACCAGAGGGAAATGGTGTGCACACCTGCTGTCCTTCCACCATGATGCTGTCCATGCCAGTCCCATCCTTCTCCTTCAGTCCTCTGGTCCCCAGAGCCTCTAGTCACCAAATCCCCAGCTGTCTTTCTGTCCCAGTGCCTTTCTGTTCCTGCTCATCACCTGTCCTGGTtaccacctcccctccccttccctctaccTCTCATCCCACACATACTAGGTAAGCCCTGAACCCCTTAACCATATCCTCAGCCTCCTGGTTTGGTGGCTTTACCTCTGAGCCACCCCAGCCACTATaaccccagcccctctttttgatTTACTTTgcctgggtctcactatgtagctctgcctGACCTGGAACTCCATATGCAGAgcaaactggcctcaaattcagacaTTGCCCTGACTCTGCTCTCCCAAGTGCATGGGTTGCCAGACCTGCCTCTTGTtacattttgaaacagggtttgaGGAAAGTTGCCTAGGCTGGCGTTGaacttgtttttttctcctgttgGGATTTCATGTGAGCCTTGGCCACATCCAGGACCTTCTAGCTAGGGTGCCTGCCGGGCTTTCAGCCACAGACCCAGTTTCCCTTCCTATTTTGTGTTGTCATGTTCCCTGTCGGTCTGTTCAATCCACCACCTTATACTCCCAAATTCTCatgtattcctggctggcctcgaacttccTGTGTAGGGGAAGATGGCTTTGGACTCCTGTTCCTCcgtcctctacctcctgagtgccggtTTAATTGTTGCAGGGCGTCAAGCTCAGGGCTTTGTACACGCTAGACTACCACTCTCCCATCTGAGACACATCTCCagctctctcttttctgtttgctCCCTTTCTTACGTGTCTTCTGCCTGGTCCATCTCTCTGCCCCATCACTCACTTTTAGGAACAGTCGACTAAAGCTTTGAAGAAGACTCTGAAGGCCCAGAAATCCGGAGGAGTTCTGCTGAGAGTCGGCATCATGGATCGGTACAGCAGAGGCGCACACAAAGGCCAAGGGGAGCAGCAGCAACAGGACTCCCAGTCGACCCATTGCAGTTGTGTGGGAGGCTGTGACAAGGACAGTTTCAGATTCCACAATCACCTCTTGGCGGCCTCTTCCCAGGCTCCGCCCTCGATAAGGGTCCCGCCCCGCCCACCTGCCCCTCATCCCTAGGATTCTGTAGGCATTCTCTCCATTTTAGACTTCTCCTGTCCAGGTTTGGCCTCACTCAGATCCGGTTCCTCACCTTTGCCTACATTCGCGCCTTCTCCTGGACTGCAGCTCGGCCACCCGGCTCCGGACACCGCCGGATACGGGCAGTTAAAATCCAGTTCTGGTCTCGAGCCTGGGCAAATTACTGGAGCGTTCGTTCGTTGGGTGCCACCTCTCCGCGAGACTGGCCACGCCCCATTGTCTCACCACGCCCACCACCCACTGTCACCTAGAATCCTTACTACTCCACCATAATCCTCACTACTCCACCATCATGTTTCTGGCAaatccacatctgtattgttcATTAACCACGCCTCTTAAGCTAGACCTCCTCATGGAAGGCCACGCCCACATCTGGTGACCTTACTCACAAACCAGGCATTTATTTTACCTCATGCCTGAGAGTCACTCTTCTTTTTGGcaacaatgtcttttttttggggggggggggagctgaggaccgaacccagggccttgtgcttgctaggcaagcgctctaccactgagctaaatccccaacccctcaacaatGTCTTTTAACACAGATTTTCCTCATTGGCCATGATCATCAAAGGGACACGCCCTCTTTCTTCCTGACCACACCTCCACCTGACCAATCTGAATTCTCCCTGATTTCTCTGGAACACAGAAGCTTGCCCCTTATGCCACAGCCACCTGTCTCCTTGCCTTTGCCCAGAGTTGATGACCTCATGGATAAACCTTCCCTTCATATCATGCCTCTACAACACCTCCATTTTTCACTTACTACTTCCCTTAAGTCAGACCACTAGGTCCTCTCTTGATCATGCTCCTATTCTATAACCTCGCTCCCACTTGATGATCTTAACCTCCAGCCTCTATTACCTAGACTTATCATTGGCCTCAGCCCCGGAACCTTCAGTCCTGCCTACTGTTCTCTGATTCCAACTCTCCCAAGGGAGTCAACCATCAATCACAGATGGCCACGCCCTTTAAACTAGAGCAATGCTCCACCCAGGTCACGCCTCTATTCCAGAACTACTCCGACCCCTGTTCACTCCATATCTGGGTCTAAGatcattcatttaattttatttattcagggTGCTTGCGCACAGGAGTGTCATGGCGCAGATGTGGAGGTCAGTGGTAACTTTCAAGAGCTGGTTCTCGCCGGCCACCGTGTGGGTCCTCAGGATCGAACTCAAGCTTGGCTGCCAGTGCCTTGAGCACTCCGCTATGTTGTTTACCCTCATTTATTGACTCTCCGAGCATTACTGTAGATGTTTCTCATTTTCCGGCTGATTTCATTTAAAAAGCCCAGttacttccaaaaaaaaaaaaaaaaaaaaaaacctaattacAATCCTGTGATGTATTTTCCAAGAAATCCCAAATCCAAGCTTCCCCTTCTTTCAGACTCACTCACAGAGCCACTCTTGAACACAGCAGgtgcttctttttcctctttttctcagGTTTGTTTAAATTAGAAATAGGGTCTTAAGCATcatagactggccttgaactatgCACAGGAAtatgacctgtgtgtgtgtgtgtgcgtgcgtgtgcgcgcgcgcccaCATGCACGCACAGCAAGCAGGAGGTCAGATGGCAACTTTTAGGAGTCTGTTCTCCTTTCCACCGTGTGGGATCTGGACATTGAATTCAAGTTGTCAGGGTTGGCAGCAAGTACTTTTCTCTGAGCCATTTGTCCAGTCCATAGCTCTGTTttcctgcttcctttccttccttttttgttttctttttcttgttttctttttttgagataagattaCTCTGTGTAGcccgggctgtcctggaactcactctgtagacgaggctggccttgaactcagtgatctgtctgcctctgcttcctgagcactgagattaaaggcctgtgcgtGCCCCCGGCTGATTGTTTGGGGGCTTTTGTGTGTTTTCTCATAGAACGTTTGTATTTCAGTGTGCtggttaacttttttttttttttttttggttattgttgtttttcttgttgttaacGTGACACAGgccagagtcatctgggaagagggaagctcaATTTAGAAAATGTCCCTATCAGATTGGCCTCCAGGGCCTTGTGACCTAGGCAGCAAGAAACCTACTGGGCTGGACTCTCTGTGTTTCTGAAGGTCCATTGAAATGGCACCCATCCCGATAGAGACAGAGCCTGGGTGCCTGAGGGCAgagtcttgattaatgattgatgtcaGAGGACCCAGCTCCAGGTGGGTGGTTTCACCCCTGGGCCAGTGTTCTAGGTGTTGTAAGGCTGAACAAGCCCTGTGGAGCTAGCTTGTGAGCAGCACTTCTCCAAGGCCTTTCTCTGCTTCAGATCCCTCCTCCAGGttctttgagtttctgctctgacttcctttcaTGATGGATTACAATGGGAATCTTAAATTAACTCTTCCCTCCCCAAATGCTGTTGGTCATGGCGTTTATCACAGTAATGGAAAACAAACTGGAACACCCAGGTTAGCTTCAACTCTACAAGAGCTGGGAATATAAATTAGTGGTGTCACTCTTACTCAGACCTTCAGTTTTAAGAGAACAAGACCCAGGACCCTAACTCTCTGCCCTCATTCACCCA is part of the Rattus norvegicus strain BN/NHsdMcwi chromosome 1, GRCr8, whole genome shotgun sequence genome and harbors:
- the Dkkl1 gene encoding dickkopf-like protein 1 precursor; its protein translation is MGRLGVLLLLLPLAFVCASAVPIHDADSQQNSSGFLGLQSLLQSFSRLFLKNDLLQDLDNFFSSPMDFRDLPRNFHQEQNQEHRMGNHTLSSHLQIDKMTDNQTGEVLISEKVVASIEPEVNPEGDWKVPKVEAKEALVPVQKATDSLHPEPRRVAFWIMKMPRRRTQPDVQDGNRWLTEKRHRMQAIRDGLRGGAHEDNLEEGVHVPQHAKVPIRKTHFLYIFRPSQQL